A portion of the Cellulophaga algicola DSM 14237 genome contains these proteins:
- a CDS encoding sugar kinase, whose protein sequence is MKKVVTFGEIMLRLAPEGFLRFSQASSFDVVYGGGESNVAVSLANYGVPVDFVTRLPKNDIGECAMMEMRKRGVGVDKIVWGGDRLGIYFLETGAVSRGSKVVYDRAHSAISEIKPGMVDWKAAFKDVAWFHWTGITPAISQGAADACLEAVKIASEMGVTISTDLNYRAKLWTYCDDAHREKVMTELTSYCDVVLGNEEDAEKHFGIHPEGLDVHKNGHEVKAEAFLSVCKQMMEKFPRAKKVITTLRGSISASHNTWAGVLYDGKKMYETRQYQITDIVDRVGGGDSFMGGLIYGLLKYPEDDQNALDFAVAASCLKHTIKGDANLATVSEVEKLMGGDASGRVAR, encoded by the coding sequence ATGAAAAAAGTTGTAACGTTCGGAGAAATTATGCTTCGTTTAGCTCCAGAAGGATTTTTAAGATTTTCACAAGCAAGTAGTTTTGATGTTGTTTACGGTGGAGGAGAATCTAACGTAGCAGTATCATTAGCAAACTATGGTGTTCCTGTAGATTTCGTAACGCGTTTACCAAAGAATGATATTGGAGAATGCGCAATGATGGAAATGCGTAAGCGCGGTGTTGGCGTTGATAAAATTGTATGGGGTGGCGATCGTTTAGGAATTTATTTCTTAGAAACAGGAGCAGTATCTCGTGGTAGTAAAGTGGTTTATGACCGTGCACATTCTGCAATTTCTGAAATTAAGCCTGGAATGGTAGATTGGAAAGCTGCTTTTAAAGATGTTGCTTGGTTTCATTGGACAGGTATTACACCAGCTATTTCTCAAGGTGCTGCAGATGCATGTTTAGAAGCGGTGAAAATTGCTAGCGAAATGGGAGTTACTATTTCTACAGATCTAAATTATAGAGCAAAATTATGGACCTACTGTGATGATGCTCATAGAGAAAAAGTAATGACTGAACTTACCTCTTATTGTGATGTTGTCTTAGGGAACGAAGAAGATGCAGAAAAGCATTTTGGAATTCACCCAGAAGGTTTAGATGTACATAAGAATGGTCATGAGGTAAAAGCAGAAGCTTTTTTATCTGTATGTAAGCAAATGATGGAGAAATTTCCAAGAGCTAAGAAAGTTATTACAACGTTAAGAGGTTCTATTTCTGCATCCCATAATACATGGGCCGGAGTTTTATATGATGGGAAAAAAATGTATGAAACACGTCAGTACCAAATTACAGATATCGTAGATAGAGTAGGTGGTGGTGATTCTTTTATGGGAGGATTAATTTACGGATTATTAAAATATCCTGAAGACGATCAAAACGCATTAGATTTTGCTGTTGCAGCTTCTTGTTTAAAACATACAATTAAAGGGGATGCTAACTTAGCAACTGTTTCGGAAGTTGAAAAACTAATGGGTGGTGATGCTTCTGGTAGAGTAGCTAGATAA